DNA sequence from the Megalops cyprinoides isolate fMegCyp1 chromosome 24, fMegCyp1.pri, whole genome shotgun sequence genome:
CAAGCAACAGATGCAAGGACTTCcacatttacatctacatttaacTCCAAAATTCAGTGATCTCATTTGCTAAACTTCTTAGCTAACACTGCTAAGCATAGCTTCAATTTAACTAATGAGGAACTTCACCCACAAAGATACGCAATTCACATgaatcctctgtgtgtgtatactgtaaatGACACTGTAAGTACAGCATTGTACACCGTAATTcagcaataacagcaacaacagtatgtgagaacagaggggaaaaaggtaTTTGTTACATGTATGGCAACACAGTAtgaaccgaaaggttgccggttcgattccctactgggacactgctgttgtacccttgggcaaggtacttaacccagaattgcctcagtgaatatccagctgtataaatgcataccatgtaaaaaaaaataaataaataacctacGCAATTCGCTCTGGATATGTGCGTCTCCGAAATGTCAAAAttttaagaatgaaataaatgtttgtcttatctgaaatcatttctttatttcgAAGGCTTCAAAACCCACTCGATGTCAAACGCAAGCAACCAGTCCTTGCACCAGCCCCAGCTGCCAAATGGAGGCTTCATCATGGCCTTCTACACCTTCACCTTCGCCCTGGGTCTCCTGGGCAACGGGCTCTTCATCGCCGTGGCGGCGTTTTTCAAGAAGCGCCCCTCCAATACGGAGGTGTGCCTGCTGCACCTGACGGTGGCCAACATCCTGCTGATGGTCACCCACTTCTTCTTCATGACCCAGTGGGTGCTGGGCGACGTGGGGTGCCGCTTGGTGACCTTCCTGAACCAGGCCGCCTTCTCGGCCTGCATCCTCCTGCTGGCCTGCGTCGCCCTACACCAGTGCCTGTCGGTGTCGCGCTCGCGGGCGACGTCCAGGGCGGGAGCGCAGGCCAAACGGGGCCCAGGCCTCCCCAGGAAGCTGCTGTACAGCCTGCTGTGGGCGCTGGCCGTCACCTGCTCCGTCCCCGACGCCGTCCTGCACCGGGCCGTGGCAGAGAAGAACAGCACGTTGCAATGCGTCGTCGACAAGAACCAGAGGCTCCTGGGCCTCTTCACCTTCGTGGCCCAGTTCACGCTGACGTTCATGGGCCCGGCGCTGGTCATCTCGGCCTGCTACGCCCGCCTCCTCAGGACTGTCTGTGGGACGGGGCTGGTCAGGAAGCGCCAGGTGTGCTGGGTGGTGGTCGCCCTCCTCACCACCTTCTACGTCTTCCAGCTGCCCCGCCACATCTGCGTCTGCCTGGACTTTTTCAGCCAACACAACTCCTGCCTGGAAACCACCTACATCATCTCCACCCTCTCCGCCTGCGCCAACCCCATCATTTACGTCCTCTTCTGGCACAAGTTCAGGGAGAAGACCAAGGTTCTGCTCACGAGGTGTAAATGTTTAAAGGGGtctggaaaaataaactctGATCCAGGAAATGCTTCCACCTCAACGTGAACGCTGGgattgttttttcccccggtGGAAGGCAAGGACCATTGTGATTATGTTACagatttgcttagcagacacccttttcCAGACCGAAATGCAcactttacagtttttttaacgTATTACCTATTTGTACAGCTTGATATTTTCCGAGCAATTCAGGTGAAGCACCCTGCGGAAGGAGTCAACAGAACTGACCCACCAGGGAACTGACCCTGCAACCTTCTGTCTTCAGGCCCCGCTCATCACCTATTGCtgtacactgctgcccagaggAAAACTACAGTTGATCACGTCAGCAGTTGGATAAAGGAGAAAGAATAaaggatgttttattgtcattccaggacAAGTTGTACATGACAGGGACTGAAAAGAGGTACTCGGATCCCGCTTCggtaataacaacaataataaaatcaggaaaaagCAATCATGAaatcaaagcacaaaataacacatcATTAAAGACAAAGTAAGTAAATTAATATATAAGTATGAAGTGACAGAGTGTGAGGAAAGGAATAAGACTTTAAAAAATCGAAAAGATAAACAGACAGTAGTGGTCACAGCAGCAAAAATTGTTCAGTGAGAAGCAGCATTTGTTCAATGAAAGTCTTAAAGTGCAAGATTTATCAGTCTCAAATTGCAGCAATtgacaatgcaaaataaatttttttttaaaaatctgcatgtgtgaatgcatgtatgcatgtctgtaatGCATGCACGCCTGCATGCAGGTCTGTACACATGAACTGCGTGccgcatgcatgtgtatgatgCATGTCTGAGGTCcgtgtgtatttcagtgtgtatttcacacagtgtttgcctgagtgtgtgtatgtgtgtgcatgcaattatgtgtaaatatatgtgtgtgtgtgtatgtatgtatgtgtttgtgtgagtgtgtgtatgagtgtatgtgtatgtatgtgtttgtgagtgtgtgcatgtgtttgtgtgtgtgtgtgtgtgtgtgagagagagtacgtgtgtatgtgtgtgtgtgtgtgtgtgtgtgtgtgtatatgagagtgtgtgtgtgtgtgtaggagcgtgtatatgtatgtatgtgcgcgtgtgtgtgtgtatgtatgtgcgtgtgtcagtgtgtgtatgtatgtgcgtgtatgagcgtgtgtgtgtatgtgtgtgtgtatgagcgtgtatatgtatgtatgtgcgtgtgtgtgagtgtgtgcatgtatgtgtgtgtgtcagtgtgtgtatgtatgagcgtgtatgagtgtgcgtgtgcgtgtgtgtgcatgtatgagcgtgcgtgcgtgtgtgtgtgcgtgtatgtgtgtgtgcgtgtgagtgcgtgtgtgcgcgtgtgtgtgtgtgtgtgcgtgtatgagcgtgcgtgcgtgtgtgtgcgtgtatgtgtgtgtgcgtgtgtgtgcgtgtatgagtgtgcgtgcgtgtgtgtgtgcgtgtatgagcgtgcgtgcgtgtgtgtgtgcgtgtatgagcgtgcgtgcgtgtgtgtgtgcgtgtatgagcgtgcgtgcgtgcgtgcgtgtgtgtgtgtgtgtgtgtgtgtgtgtgtgtgtgtgtgtgtgtgtatgtgtgtgtgcgtgtgagtgcgtgtgtgcgtgtatgtgtatgtgcgtgtgagtgcgtgtgtgcgcgtgtgtgtgtgtgtgcgtgtatgagcgtgcgtgcgtgtgtgtgcgtgtatgtgtgtgtgcgtgtgtgtgcgtgtatgagtgtgcgtgtatgtgtgtgtgcgtgtgagtgcgtgtgtgtgtgtgtgtatgtgtgtgtgtgtgtgtgtgtgtgtgtgcgtgtatgtgtgtgtgcgtgtgagtgcgtgcgcaCGCTGTCAGCGGTACTTACAGCTCCAGTGTCCCCTGCCGCTGGGTGTCTCGCTCCCCCCCGAGGCACTCCCCTGTCATGCGGGTCAGAGACTCCGTGTCGTAGACGCCGTTCACCTCCTCCTCCGTGATGATGTCGAAGACGCCGTCGTCCGGCTTGGCCACCCACCCTATCCCTGAAGCCCAGGGGTCAGAGCAGCACCTGTGAAACTTAACTGCTTCGCCCTTTCCGGAAACATTCTTTCATCTCATTTACCATGTCATCAACATCATACCATCATTATCATTTCTATAAATGGcactttttggggggggggggggggggtaaacttGCTGAACTTACACACCGGACTGgaacactgcaacacagtgctgaaaccgctctgtgtgtttgcggAAACATCTTCCTGAGATTGCAGTCTGAGACTGTACATGAAAGGTGTGAATAAACGTGTACTTTCCGTGCGCCGCAGACTTCTGTCACTCCTACCAGAGAAGCGCTCTCACCCACAACTGCTGCAATCGACAACTGGGACATTGCGCAACTTGTGTGGTTTTACTTGGAAGTTGAGtaatatgagtgtgtgagacagctACTGTTTGTATCATGTGAGGATGTGTGTATAAACATATTGTGCCTAttttgtgtactgtgtgtgtgtgtgtgtgtgtgtgtgtgagagagagagagtgtgtgtgtgtaaatgtatgtgtgtgtgtatatacatctatgtgtatgtatatgtgtacatgtatatgtatgggtgtctgtctgtgtgtatatgtgtgtgtgtgtttgtggaaacGTATGcttatgtgcgtgtgcatgtatctgtgtgtgtatacatcaacgtgtatgtatgtgagtatgtgtacgtgcacgtgtgtgtgtgtgtgtccgtgtatgTGCACTCCTCCTCACCCGGGCTGCTGTGGGGGGGTCTGCAGGGTGACAGCGGGCTGGTGGGCGTGTCGGGCGCGTCGGGGGCGTCGCCCTGCGGATGGCGGGCGGTCGCGGCGCTGTGCTGGGCGTGGCAGTCTCTGCAGCGGCGTTCCTTCCTCACGCCCTGGCCGCTCACGCTCTGGCTGCAGCAGTAGTAGCAGAACGCCCTTCCGCACAGCCTggccagagagcacagccacGCTCAGCCCAGCTCCACATGCAGGGGGCGCCAGATTCACTTTTTATTACGGCtattcagtctctctctctctctctctctctctccctctctctctctctctccccgtctctctctctctctctctcaccctctccccacccctctctccccctctctccctcccctctctctccctcccctctctctctctgtctctccctctccctctctctccccctctctccctccccccctcgctctgtctctccctctccctctctctccccctctctccctcccccccctctctctccccctctctctctctccctctctccctcccctctctctctccctttcctctctctctctccctctctccctcccctctctctctccccctctctccccctctctctctctcactgcatcTTTGACTACTactgtttcatttctttcaagttccaaaaaagttattttacattacattttacattaagtcATTTAGCAAATTCCAACTGAGCGCATCACAACACCAAGTGTAGTTATCGAAAggtactacaagaggtcagtaagatactgagtaaagtgctaaactagtgcagagagctttttttaaaatagaaaatagggatagacaggacagacagagaggaagccaGACTAGAGATAAAGCTTGAGTTACATATGATCTTATTattgcattcattcaaacacactTCACTCCAAGGTGAACGATGCCATACTGAATATAGTCTGAGAGCAGGAAGGAACAGCCTTTGCTCTGGTGCTGCGTTTCCTTTTTGCCCGATGCCCTTATTAGTGCATTTTCACATCAAGCTGCAATCGAAAGATCAAAGCTGTTTACTCAGGAAGAGAGTGAAACTTTCAGGGCTGATTAGttcaaagaaaaaatcattacactaacattacaaaacatgacatttttgccatttagcagacgctcttatccagaatgacttagTAATAAACATtactagatatttactgaggcaattgtactTTAAGTACCAAgaacagcagttccccagcagggaattgaactggcaaccttttggttacgagtcctgttcctttCCACTATGCCACACACAATCAACAAACCAACCACGAGGACACATGTATGTTAACTGTGACACTTTGCCAGCTTGAGTTTCCCATTGGGAAACTGGAGTATTCATTAATGATCCATTCTTCCCTTCACCtgcctttacattacattacattataagcatttagcagacactctaatccagagcaacttacatcagttacaatgttttttacagtttttttacaatgttatccatttatacagctagatatttactgattACTGATACTAATAGTGGGTTAAGTAATTGTAGGTtaagcgtacagcagcagtgcccccgtggggaatcgaaccggcaacctttgggttatgagtcctgctcctttaccagTACGTTGTGCTGCCGCCTTCTTCTTCGATGTGTGTTACACGCGCGGACGCCAGCAATCCCAGACTCACCCGCACTGGTGCCGACGCAGCCACCAGCTGAACTGGCTCTGGCAGCCGACGCAGTGCGCCGGGTCGCGCTCCATCACCTCCTCCGCCCGCAGCTTCTGCTCGAACTCCAGGGCGTCAGACTTCTGCCACAGCGCGTCCTTctccctgcagggggcgacacaCGTCATTGAGGACCACAGACGTCACGAGGAACCGCTGGGCCGGACACACCCTCCGGAGGCGAGGGAGGGCTGGTCTACGAGCCACCTGGCCATGGGGGAGCCCCGCCCCCTCGGTCAGGTACAAGCAGCCGCTCAACGAAGCAGCAGTCTAACGTTTCCACAACGTTATCTCAACTAAGGAAAAAGCCCAAGGCCAACGCTGCCTCAGTAGAACCGGGAGAGTTCTAATTTGTGATAACCTTGCAGAGAGAGGGCAAAGAACTTCAATTAACCCTGTTAACAAAGTGGCTAGCAGGGTGACCAGGACAGAGTTCTTCTCTACTGAGCGGGACAAAATAGACAGGAATGACATGTGTTTtttgattatcattattattattgttatgatgACAACAATACTTTAGATCATATTATGATCAATATTATTATTGAAGCCTCTGGAAtgactgggggaggggggggggggggcagagacgTTCGTGAtcgtgatgatgatgatgacaattatgattattattattgttattatcattgctATTATCATCATTACTGAGGCCTCTGGAGCGACCTACATGATGAGCTGGATGAGCCTCTCCTCCAGGTTCTTCTTGGTGCGGTACAGGTCGTCGATCTCGGCCGAGGTCTTCATGTCGCAGGCCTGCTTCTCTGCCGCGGCTCTGTCCAGCGATCTGCGCAGCTCCTCGCTGTCGCTCCGAGCCTCGGCCAGCTCCGCCTCCctcctgagacacagagacacagagacacaccccgCTGCCGGCCCACttctcacacagagacctgccACCTACGCTCTCAAGGACTCAGGGAGAGGGGCCGTGGGAGGGGACAGCTATGCTTTTCTATTACATGCTTACtattatatatatgatataatcCTGCTGCGTTTACAATCTTATCTGTTTCACGATTTTTGGCTGCATTCATGCCTTGGAAAATGTCTTGGTCACTGTCATATCAATAAATCCCTTTTGAACTGAATGACTGTCCTAGGCCACTCCCCCTGGTCCAGCACCACTCTTAAAGAGATTCTGAGAGAGActgatttaaataaatctgtttgactataaaatgcaaaatattttagataCAGTATAAAAAATTAAGCGTATAATTCAAATACTGTCAAAACATACTGCACACATAATATTGCTGCTTGTGtcactgtaactgtgtgtagCTATGCATTGCAGAACACATATTAAAGACTGCAAACACAGTGTATGTTCTGAGGTGAGCTCCACAGCGTGACAGATACAGCGGACAGCTGAATCATTCTGAAAGGGTACCGGGGTTGTGAGCTACAGAGCCGCTTCTGAAAAACAGAGGTGTAGGGCAGGGTGTAGGGGAAGTGCTGGCTAAGCTCACCTGGCTAAGCTCTCTCTCAGGCTCTGCAACTGCACCTCAGACTGAGAGATGTGGAGGcctttctcctgcagctgctgagagCTTGCGCTGTTAGCAGCCTTTAGagtttcaaacacacacacacacacacacacacacacacacacacacacacacacacacacagacacgcacacacacggacacgcgcacacatacggacacacgcacacacacacaaaacatcaaattaaCATGGGCACACAAAGTATCACTGACCCAACTACAGCcaaacaacaaatcaaacagcgaaaaaaaaaaatgttccatatTACAGTTCTGAAACCCTGTTTGACTCAGAGAGTGACTAGCAAAATGCACTCGTGGCAATGACAGCACAATCCTCAGCACACACATAAATGGCAGAACTCGTGCTGGAACATTTTACTTATGCAATGTGTGGAAGAAATGTCAGCGCTACCACAGCCCGTGACCAAAAAAAGCTACTGCAACAATGGTCCAAGGTTCAGAGTCACGTCCTACTTCATTAGAAGTAAACTGATAAAATGTCCACTCGTGGTTCAGCAATTACAGTTCAAGAGTCTCATTCTGCCTCCCGACCGTTAACAAAGGACACAATGAGAGTGCAGTAGACcatttcgtgtgtgtgtgtgtatgtgccacTAAATTGGAAAGGAGTATAAAGTGGCAAAACCTTTCAACAGCAAACTAACACGACATTATGCTGTCTGTATCTcgcagtcatttttttttcaagttcaAGTGGATGAGGAACTTTTCCCTCACAATTACCATTTAACAAGTACTGTGTATCTCAATGGttcttaaaaattaaaaattttgtaGAAAAAGTTAATATATTTGATAACAGATGCCAGGGAAAGTCTCAATCTGTGCGCTGAATCAAATGGAAAAGCCCATTGCAGGCATATTGCCCAAGCCTTCCCTGGGTTTACCGCAAGGTGCACAGCTGAGatgaatgttttgctttttgccctgggtgcacacacacctccagctCACACACTTTGGCCTCCAGAAGCTTCGCCCTCTCATGCTCCGCCTCCAGCTCCGCCCTCACACCCACCAGCTCTTCAGTCTGGCTCtgcagacaggggaaaaaaatggctcaTGACCTGACCATTCATGGTGAGTTCCTGACTTTTTACAAGCTTTTTGCTAATTGGGgttctgtgtgcttttggaATCTGCTGACTGTTTAAGAATTCAGCGTGCGCATACTTCCTAGACCCTCCTCTGAGGATAAAATGCTTAtgaaatctgtgaaaaatgCAATTGTGCGATAACAATGAAACAAGCATGCATGCCTTGTGGAGCAAAAGCACAACACGAGGTTCTCACAATGTCTCTGTGTGGTTGTGGTAGCGGAAACATTGCTGCAATGTTGCAATTTTACGTTGCAATTACGAGTTTGGTGCAGTCTGGGTTGTGCCAGGGAGCCCGTTTACCTGGAGCTGGTTCTGGTGGCTCATGGTCTCGCTGCTCATCTGGAACTTGATGGCGGTGACCTCCTCGCGGGCCTCGGTTTCGGCCCGCTCCAGCCTTCCCTGCAGCTCCTGGACCGTGGCCCGGAggctctccacctcctccagctccccccGAAGGGCGGCgttctcctcctgcagggcctCCATGCTGGCCGTCAGCCGGTCTACCTCCCgggccccctcctcctccagctcctgcagtcGGGCGGAGACGCTGGCCCACTTCTGCCGCGCCTCCTCATTCTCCGAGGTCAGGGCACAGACGGTGATGCCCAGCTCGGCCATCTCCGTGTTGGCCCGGTGGAGGCCGTCCCTGGCCTCGCCCAcctccagcgccagcttctTGTTGTGCTGCTTGAGGGAGGCCAGCTCGTCCCTGAGGCCGGCGGCCTCGGAGGCCAGGTCGGCCCGGGCCCGGGCCTCGCCGTCCCTCTCCGCCGCCAgcgcctcctcctccagcttgcagcgctgcagctcctccacgTGCCCGCggttcagctcctccagctggccCTGCAGCTGCTCCGCCAGGGCCCTCAGCTCCTCCCGAGAGGCCTCCGCCACCTCCAGCTGGGCCCGGGCCTTCCCCTCTGTTTCCGCAGCGCCCCGCAGCTTGGCCCTCAGCTCCACCACCTCGTCCTGCAGCCTGGAGACCTCGCGCGCGTTCAGCTCCAGTTGGCCCTCCGCCAGCGACAGCCGGGACGCCGCTTCCTGCGCCTCCCGCCTCAGCGTCTCCTTCAGCCCCGCCTCCGCCTCGTCCTTCTCCATCCCCAGTGCCTCCAGCCGGCCCTGCAGCTCCGCGCACCGCCCggcctcctcctgcagccggGCCTGAAGGTCCTCCTCCGTCCTCTCCAGCTGGGGGATCCGGCCACTGGCTGCCTGCAGCTGGTCCTGCGTGATCACCAGGGCGGCCTTGGCAGCGACCAGCTCCTCCCTGAGCTCCCCGCTCTCCCGCTCCAGCGTCCTCGCCGCACCCTCAGCGGCCTCCCTCTGCAGCGCGGCCTTCTGGAAGCTCTCGTCCAGCCGCCGGTTCTCCTCCCTCAGCTTCCTCTCCCGCTCGTCCAGCGAGACGGCGCCGTCCTCCAGCTGGCCCCTCAGCTGCTTCTCCGACGCCCGCAGGGCCGCCAGCTCGCCCTCCAGGGCCGCCCTGCTCTCCGCCAGCTCCCGCTTGGCCTCCTCGTTCCTCTTGGCCGTCTCCAGCAGCTTGCCGTTGCGCTCCGTCAGGCTGGCGCACTGGGCCTTGTACTCCCCCGTCTTCTCGGCCTGCTCCTTGAGGCTGCCCTCCAGTTCGGCCAGGCTGCCCCTCAGGCCGTCCCTCTCGCCTGCTAGGCTTTCCACCTGCTTCTCCAGGTCCTGCACCCTCCTGGCGCTGGCGGACAGCTCCTTCTCCTTGGCCCTGAGCTGCTCTGTGAGGTCCTGAAGCTGGCCCTCCAGGGAGTCCTTCAGACTACTGTACCTCTGCAGgagctcctccttctcctcctgcgtcctcctcttcagctcctccgCCTGCCTCTCCCGGGCCTCCAGGGAGCTGTGCAACTCCTGCAGCTGCCCCTGCAGGTCGCCGGACTCCTTCTCCTTGCCcgacagcgccccctgcagcctGCCGATGgcgccctgcagctcctccgCCTGCCGGAGGGCCTCGGAGCTCTCCCGCGCAGCTCTCTCTCTTAGCGCCTCCAGCCTGGCCTCGCTCTCCCTCAGGTCGGCCTCCTTGCGCCTCACCTCCTCCCCCAGTCTCTCCgccagccccgccctctcctCGCGCTCCCTCTCCGCCTCCCTCAGCCTGTCCTCCAGCTGCCGGCGCAGCTCCTTGACCACGCCCCGCAGCTcggccgcctcctcctcctgcccccgCAGGCGCTCCTGCAGCTCCCGCTGCCTGAGCTCCGATTGGTCCAGCTCCACGCGCAGGTCCTCGGCCGCGCTGCCGCTGGGCGCCTCGCTCGGGTCGCTCAGGAAGGCGTGGCTGCAGTCCGGGCTGGAGAGGAACTCGGGCGCCTGCGGAAAGGGGGGTGAGACGTGCCACAGTCAGTGCTTATCAGCCCCGCGCGCCCGCTGTAACCTTTGACCTCACCGACAGACATCACTGCCCTCCTTTCAGGTCACGTGAATGGAATACTACTATTACTATGTGATGGTCATGTCAATGTGAATGGTCATGTCAATggaattacattattttttaccttactgccatttagcagacacgcctatccagagcaacttgcatcaattgctgtttttttttttttttttaaccattcgGACGATAGGAAGTGACCGAACTTGAACTTTACCCCCAAATTCCACCTGCATGACACTGCAAACCCAGACCACCCCTCCGTGAAGGGAGCCTGGAGCCTGTTTCACAGTAAATTTACtcagtacatttcaaatgttcatCTTTAAATCTAACCCAATATTATAAAATACGGGCTAATCACGCTTGCATTAAGTATCTTATCCAGGCCACTACAGAGATTGAAAAGCTGTGTTGAAACACCTTCCTGTTATCAGAAGTGGCGAACAGCGCCATCTAGAGGATTAGAAGATGTATTAACTGACGTGACCTTTATAAAAGGCTTCAGCAGTTTGCTCCAGTTTGCACGCAGTTGCTTCTGCCTGTGGTTCTTAGTTTGCCTCCTCAGCTTGTCCAAAAAGGCTATTTTGACTGGCTGACCTTTCACAATCTCTTACACGAAATTTATTTACAGTTCTTCAGCTACTCGTGACTCTGTGCAGAGCCGTCTCCGTGCCGCTGCTCGGAAGACAGATGAGCGATCAGTTGTCAGCGACGCAGACTCACCTGGGAGAAGGTGCTGGCAAGGCTGTTGATGCTGGAGCTACGACTGGGCGTCTTCCACGGCTGGCCAGGTGGGCTGGCCAATCCCAGAGTCCTCCTGCAAGACACGCCCACACCACACGCTCACCCTCAGGACACACACGCTGGTCTATGCTATTCTGCCCGATGACCGATGTCAGCCGCGGTCAGATTGAAAACACGACCACTGAAACACGGTCCATCACACCGCTCACTTTACCTGCCACATGACCGTGGAAACCGCACTTGGGAGTTGTGCTTTGGCATTATGAAAGATTAATAAAGGATTATGACTATCACTATGATTATCACCATCGACAACACAGCTAAGCATATACAATACACAACTCCCAGTGGGCAGGCCCAGAGCCCCACGTTTCCATCACTCAGTGTGATCACTGAGTCTACAGTGAAAAACAGGGTAACTGTGGTAATTGCGCTTTTCGTGCAGCATTTGCAGTGGATTTGATTAGATCTGTCAATTAattctgttaatttatttgataAGGCAACACACACCTACGCCCTCccccaaaacatttaaaactacaACATTTCAGTCAGCCCGTTGATGTCAATTATGAACACCACAACATTTAAATACTA
Encoded proteins:
- the LOC118770968 gene encoding FYVE and coiled-coil domain-containing protein 1-like, which encodes MASPSVGESQLQRIIRDLHDAVTELGREHREGGEPVTDDSSSLHKFCYKLEYLLQFDQKEKATLLGTRKDYWDYFCHCLAKIKGANDGIRFVKSIPELKTSLGKGRAFIRYSLAHQRLADTLQQCLMNQRVTSDWYYSRSPFLKPQLNVDIINHLYELNEIQFDVASRGHDLDSAWPTFARRTLGLASPPGQPWKTPSRSSSINSLASTFSQAPEFLSSPDCSHAFLSDPSEAPSGSAAEDLRVELDQSELRQRELQERLRGQEEEAAELRGVVKELRRQLEDRLREAEREREERAGLAERLGEEVRRKEADLRESEARLEALRERAARESSEALRQAEELQGAIGRLQGALSGKEKESGDLQGQLQELHSSLEARERQAEELKRRTQEEKEELLQRYSSLKDSLEGQLQDLTEQLRAKEKELSASARRVQDLEKQVESLAGERDGLRGSLAELEGSLKEQAEKTGEYKAQCASLTERNGKLLETAKRNEEAKRELAESRAALEGELAALRASEKQLRGQLEDGAVSLDERERKLREENRRLDESFQKAALQREAAEGAARTLERESGELREELVAAKAALVITQDQLQAASGRIPQLERTEEDLQARLQEEAGRCAELQGRLEALGMEKDEAEAGLKETLRREAQEAASRLSLAEGQLELNAREVSRLQDEVVELRAKLRGAAETEGKARAQLEVAEASREELRALAEQLQGQLEELNRGHVEELQRCKLEEEALAAERDGEARARADLASEAAGLRDELASLKQHNKKLALEVGEARDGLHRANTEMAELGITVCALTSENEEARQKWASVSARLQELEEEGAREVDRLTASMEALQEENAALRGELEEVESLRATVQELQGRLERAETEAREEVTAIKFQMSSETMSHQNQLQSQTEELVGVRAELEAEHERAKLLEAKVCELEAANSASSQQLQEKGLHISQSEVQLQSLRESLARREAELAEARSDSEELRRSLDRAAAEKQACDMKTSAEIDDLYRTKKNLEERLIQLIMEKDALWQKSDALEFEQKLRAEEVMERDPAHCVGCQSQFSWWLRRHQCGLCGRAFCYYCCSQSVSGQGVRKERRCRDCHAQHSAATARHPQGDAPDAPDTPTSPLSPCRPPHSSPGIGWVAKPDDGVFDIITEEEVNGVYDTESLTRMTGECLGGERDTQRQGTLELSTSTSTDATPDDPEEPAAVVQDAEIHLLKSGELTLTVPLTAEEIAQFGDGSRELFIKSSCYSLIPVTVSEAGHTISWVFSSEPKSISFSVVYRETPDTPLEQAKVLIPLTRCSSHKETIQGQLKVRNAGTYTLIFDNSFSRFISKKVLYRLTVEKPVIYDGSDIS